The Takifugu rubripes chromosome 7, fTakRub1.2, whole genome shotgun sequence genome has a segment encoding these proteins:
- the LOC105419705 gene encoding B-cell receptor CD22-like isoform X1, translating into MELCRYRRILSMKCHILIILATISGARRGSLEVTLDSDLCVLRGASAVINCQYSNPFSHAVTTVGWWKQYQVVGYRWPGSLPNFGASSQCYRYLGDYISDCRLQINDVQHTDAGNYSFSFSTWSETQTSKTSTELDVKELTAAVQSSSVAEGDDIRLTCVSGCPTPVVIVWFKDGQPVRNEVFVARREDTGRYHCAVQGQERVRSAPVAVNVLYPPDRVTLTISSPGNVVRGSSVVLTCHSDARPPVRNNGYSLYREGRFIGSGQNYTIPDVQPDHSGRYHCQAWNSISSRGVDHFNSSAVLLQVYCTYLDINSTQHISDDDDVTVWDPVLLPDVPENISITINPAHVVWGSSVNLTCSSDANPPADSYIWYRNTNSSSSNGSQVGSGQVLSISSMEALHSGLYLCQARNQVGGKNSTKVLLAMVDEEQRGSQTLPAVVGIGLALIVALVVALFLFCRWKKRRLHQKALDESNVIYSNISRPGSALPDVARHTIPSSSSSQSPASIGGEVIYSLVNIKSRDLEGLSDSPDVQGSRSKGKNSIDSVIYATISPR; encoded by the exons ATGGAACTCTGTCGATATAGGCGGATTTTAAGCATGAAATGTCATATTTTGATTATTCTTGCGACGATATCTG GTGCCCGGAGAGGATCCTTGGAAGTGACCTTGGACAGTGATCTGTGCGTTCTGAGAGGGGCGTCAGCGGTGATTAACTGCCAGTATTCCAATCCTTTTTCCCACGCTGTCACCACAGTTGGCTGGTGGAAACAATATCAGGTGGTTGGTTATAGGTGGCCCGGCTCTTTGCCAAATTTCGGGGCTTCCTCGCAATGCTATCGATATTTGGGCGACTACATCAGTGACTGCCGCCTGCAGATAAATGATGTGCAACACACCGATGCAGGGAACTACTCTTTCAGTTTTTCCACCTGGTCCGAAACTCAGACGAGTAAAACATCTACTGAGTTGGATGTAAAAg AGCTGACGGCTGCTGTGCAGTCGAGCTCCGTGGCGGAAGGCGACGACATCAGGCTGACCTGTGTGTCGGGCTGTCCCACACCAGTGGTCATTGTCTGGTTCAAGGATGGACAACCTGTAAGGAACGAGGTCTTTGTAGCCAGGCGAGAGGACACTGGCAGGTACCACTGTGCTGTCCAGGGACAAGAGAGGGTCAGATCTGCTCCCGTGGCCGTAAATGTACTGT atcctcctgacagagtgaccttgacCATCAGTTCACCCGGGAACGTCGTCAGAGGAAGTTCGGTGGTTCTCACCTGCCACAGCGACGCCAGGCCCCCGGTGAGAAACAACGGGTACAGCCTCTACAGGGAAGGGCGCTTCATCGGGTCGGGGCAGAACTACACCATCCCTGACGTGCAGCCGGATCACAGCGGGCGGTACCACTGTCAGGCCtggaacagcatcagcagcagaggggtggaCCATTTTAACTCCTCTgcggtcctcctccaggtctacTGTACGTATCTGGACATAAACTCAActcaacacatttctgatgatgacgatgtgaCTGTGTGGGATCCCGTTCTTCTCCCAGACGTCCCAGAGAACATTTCCATTACAATTAACCCAGCCCATGTGGTGTGGGGCAGCAGTGTGAATCTGACCTGCTCCAGTGATGCTAACCCCCCTGCAGATTCCTACATCTGGTACAGAaatacaaactccagcagctccaacgggTCGCAGGTGGGCTCAGGTCAGGTGTTGTCCATTTCCTCCATGGAGGCGCTGCACTCTGGACTGTACCTCTGCCAGGCCAGGAACCAAGTGGGGGGGAAGAACTCGACCAAGGTGCTGCTGGCCatggtggatgaggagcagcggg GTAGCCAGACGCTCCCAGCTGTGGTCGGAATTGGACTCGCTCTCATCGTAGCTCTTGTGGTCGCCCTCTTTTTGTTCTG caggtggaaaaaaaggcgCCTTCATCAGAAGGCGCTTGATGAATCCAACGTCATatacagcaacatcagcaggcCAGGCTCCGCTCTGCCAGACGTCGCTCGCCATAcgatcccttcctcctcctcctctcagtctccGGCATCCATCGGAGGCGAGGTGATCTACTCATTAGTGAACATCAAATCCAGAGATCTGGAGGGGCTGAGCGacagtccagatgtgcagggctCACG gtccaaaggaaaaaacagcatcGACAGTGTGATCTATGCTACCATTTCACCACGATGA
- the LOC105419705 gene encoding B-cell receptor CD22-like isoform X3, which yields MELCRYRRILSMKCHILIILATISGARRGSLEVTLDSDLCVLRGASAVINCQYSNPFSHAVTTVGWWKQYQVVGYRWPGSLPNFGASSQCYRYLGDYISDCRLQINDVQHTDAGNYSFSFSTWSETQTSKTSTELDVKELTAAVQSSSVAEGDDIRLTCVSGCPTPVVIVWFKDGQPVRNEVFVARREDTGRYHCAVQGQERVRSAPVAVNVLYPPDRVTLTISSPGNVVRGSSVVLTCHSDARPPVRNNGYSLYREGRFIGSGQNYTIPDVQPDHSGRYHCQAWNSISSRGVDHFNSSAVLLQVYYVPENISITINPAHVVWGSSVNLTCSSDANPPADSYIWYRNTNSSSSNGSQVGSGQVLSISSMEALHSGLYLCQARNQVGGKNSTKVLLAMVDEEQRGSQTLPAVVGIGLALIVALVVALFLFCRWKKRRLHQKALDESNVIYSNISRPGSALPDVARHTIPSSSSSQSPASIGGEVIYSLVNIKSRDLEGLSDSPDVQGSRSKGKNSIDSVIYATISPR from the exons ATGGAACTCTGTCGATATAGGCGGATTTTAAGCATGAAATGTCATATTTTGATTATTCTTGCGACGATATCTG GTGCCCGGAGAGGATCCTTGGAAGTGACCTTGGACAGTGATCTGTGCGTTCTGAGAGGGGCGTCAGCGGTGATTAACTGCCAGTATTCCAATCCTTTTTCCCACGCTGTCACCACAGTTGGCTGGTGGAAACAATATCAGGTGGTTGGTTATAGGTGGCCCGGCTCTTTGCCAAATTTCGGGGCTTCCTCGCAATGCTATCGATATTTGGGCGACTACATCAGTGACTGCCGCCTGCAGATAAATGATGTGCAACACACCGATGCAGGGAACTACTCTTTCAGTTTTTCCACCTGGTCCGAAACTCAGACGAGTAAAACATCTACTGAGTTGGATGTAAAAg AGCTGACGGCTGCTGTGCAGTCGAGCTCCGTGGCGGAAGGCGACGACATCAGGCTGACCTGTGTGTCGGGCTGTCCCACACCAGTGGTCATTGTCTGGTTCAAGGATGGACAACCTGTAAGGAACGAGGTCTTTGTAGCCAGGCGAGAGGACACTGGCAGGTACCACTGTGCTGTCCAGGGACAAGAGAGGGTCAGATCTGCTCCCGTGGCCGTAAATGTACTGT atcctcctgacagagtgaccttgacCATCAGTTCACCCGGGAACGTCGTCAGAGGAAGTTCGGTGGTTCTCACCTGCCACAGCGACGCCAGGCCCCCGGTGAGAAACAACGGGTACAGCCTCTACAGGGAAGGGCGCTTCATCGGGTCGGGGCAGAACTACACCATCCCTGACGTGCAGCCGGATCACAGCGGGCGGTACCACTGTCAGGCCtggaacagcatcagcagcagaggggtggaCCATTTTAACTCCTCTgcggtcctcctccaggtctacT ACGTCCCAGAGAACATTTCCATTACAATTAACCCAGCCCATGTGGTGTGGGGCAGCAGTGTGAATCTGACCTGCTCCAGTGATGCTAACCCCCCTGCAGATTCCTACATCTGGTACAGAaatacaaactccagcagctccaacgggTCGCAGGTGGGCTCAGGTCAGGTGTTGTCCATTTCCTCCATGGAGGCGCTGCACTCTGGACTGTACCTCTGCCAGGCCAGGAACCAAGTGGGGGGGAAGAACTCGACCAAGGTGCTGCTGGCCatggtggatgaggagcagcggg GTAGCCAGACGCTCCCAGCTGTGGTCGGAATTGGACTCGCTCTCATCGTAGCTCTTGTGGTCGCCCTCTTTTTGTTCTG caggtggaaaaaaaggcgCCTTCATCAGAAGGCGCTTGATGAATCCAACGTCATatacagcaacatcagcaggcCAGGCTCCGCTCTGCCAGACGTCGCTCGCCATAcgatcccttcctcctcctcctctcagtctccGGCATCCATCGGAGGCGAGGTGATCTACTCATTAGTGAACATCAAATCCAGAGATCTGGAGGGGCTGAGCGacagtccagatgtgcagggctCACG gtccaaaggaaaaaacagcatcGACAGTGTGATCTATGCTACCATTTCACCACGATGA
- the LOC105419705 gene encoding B-cell receptor CD22-like isoform X2, whose protein sequence is MELCRYRRILSMKCHILIILATISGARRGSLEVTLDSDLCVLRGASAVINCQYSNPFSHAVTTVGWWKQYQVVGYRWPGSLPNFGASSQCYRYLGDYISDCRLQINDVQHTDAGNYSFSFSTWSETQTSKTSTELDVKELTAAVQSSSVAEGDDIRLTCVSGCPTPVVIVWFKDGQPVRNEVFVARREDTGRYHCAVQGQERVRSAPVAVNVLYPPDRVTLTISSPGNVVRGSSVVLTCHSDARPPVRNNGYSLYREGRFIGSGQNYTIPDVQPDHSGRYHCQAWNSISSRGVDHFNSSAVLLQVYCTYLDINSTQHISDDDDVTVWDPVLLPDVPENISITINPAHVVWGSSVNLTCSSDANPPADSYIWYRNTNSSSSNGSQVGSGQVLSISSMEALHSGLYLCQARNQVGGKNSTKVLLAMVDEEQRGSQTLPAVVGIGLALIVALVVALFLFWWKKRRLHQKALDESNVIYSNISRPGSALPDVARHTIPSSSSSQSPASIGGEVIYSLVNIKSRDLEGLSDSPDVQGSRSKGKNSIDSVIYATISPR, encoded by the exons ATGGAACTCTGTCGATATAGGCGGATTTTAAGCATGAAATGTCATATTTTGATTATTCTTGCGACGATATCTG GTGCCCGGAGAGGATCCTTGGAAGTGACCTTGGACAGTGATCTGTGCGTTCTGAGAGGGGCGTCAGCGGTGATTAACTGCCAGTATTCCAATCCTTTTTCCCACGCTGTCACCACAGTTGGCTGGTGGAAACAATATCAGGTGGTTGGTTATAGGTGGCCCGGCTCTTTGCCAAATTTCGGGGCTTCCTCGCAATGCTATCGATATTTGGGCGACTACATCAGTGACTGCCGCCTGCAGATAAATGATGTGCAACACACCGATGCAGGGAACTACTCTTTCAGTTTTTCCACCTGGTCCGAAACTCAGACGAGTAAAACATCTACTGAGTTGGATGTAAAAg AGCTGACGGCTGCTGTGCAGTCGAGCTCCGTGGCGGAAGGCGACGACATCAGGCTGACCTGTGTGTCGGGCTGTCCCACACCAGTGGTCATTGTCTGGTTCAAGGATGGACAACCTGTAAGGAACGAGGTCTTTGTAGCCAGGCGAGAGGACACTGGCAGGTACCACTGTGCTGTCCAGGGACAAGAGAGGGTCAGATCTGCTCCCGTGGCCGTAAATGTACTGT atcctcctgacagagtgaccttgacCATCAGTTCACCCGGGAACGTCGTCAGAGGAAGTTCGGTGGTTCTCACCTGCCACAGCGACGCCAGGCCCCCGGTGAGAAACAACGGGTACAGCCTCTACAGGGAAGGGCGCTTCATCGGGTCGGGGCAGAACTACACCATCCCTGACGTGCAGCCGGATCACAGCGGGCGGTACCACTGTCAGGCCtggaacagcatcagcagcagaggggtggaCCATTTTAACTCCTCTgcggtcctcctccaggtctacTGTACGTATCTGGACATAAACTCAActcaacacatttctgatgatgacgatgtgaCTGTGTGGGATCCCGTTCTTCTCCCAGACGTCCCAGAGAACATTTCCATTACAATTAACCCAGCCCATGTGGTGTGGGGCAGCAGTGTGAATCTGACCTGCTCCAGTGATGCTAACCCCCCTGCAGATTCCTACATCTGGTACAGAaatacaaactccagcagctccaacgggTCGCAGGTGGGCTCAGGTCAGGTGTTGTCCATTTCCTCCATGGAGGCGCTGCACTCTGGACTGTACCTCTGCCAGGCCAGGAACCAAGTGGGGGGGAAGAACTCGACCAAGGTGCTGCTGGCCatggtggatgaggagcagcggg GTAGCCAGACGCTCCCAGCTGTGGTCGGAATTGGACTCGCTCTCATCGTAGCTCTTGTGGTCGCCCTCTTTTTGTTCTG gtggaaaaaaaggcgCCTTCATCAGAAGGCGCTTGATGAATCCAACGTCATatacagcaacatcagcaggcCAGGCTCCGCTCTGCCAGACGTCGCTCGCCATAcgatcccttcctcctcctcctctcagtctccGGCATCCATCGGAGGCGAGGTGATCTACTCATTAGTGAACATCAAATCCAGAGATCTGGAGGGGCTGAGCGacagtccagatgtgcagggctCACG gtccaaaggaaaaaacagcatcGACAGTGTGATCTATGCTACCATTTCACCACGATGA